A region from the Pristiophorus japonicus isolate sPriJap1 chromosome 14, sPriJap1.hap1, whole genome shotgun sequence genome encodes:
- the cited4b gene encoding cbp/p300-interacting transactivator 4b: MAEHMMMSVNPGRFPDGTNGLQNYRMSLNGLQNTQHVPGALRRDHPAAPMLHYGGGSLDTSGGMRSRPGVANLSAQMTHHQMPSNVMYSQQQQQQQQQFLGTLSPQQLMATMHLQKLNNQYHGHPLLGMNTGMGAAGQQFRHAMSQNPLPSIQHVSAPALSLNVMDTDLIDEEVLTSLVLELGLDRIQELPELWLGQNEFDFIADFVSKQQPSTVSC, translated from the coding sequence ATGGCAGAGCATATGATGATGTCTGTGAATCCCGGGCGCTTTCCTGACGGCACGAACGGGCTGCAGAATTATCGGATGAGCCTCAATGGTCTGCAGAACACACAGCATGTCCCGGGCGCATTGAGGCGAGATCACCCCGCAGCGCCGATGTTGCACTACGGCGGGGGCAGCCTGGACACTAGCGGGGGCATGAGGTCCCGGCCCGGGGTGGCCAACCTGAGCGCACAGATGACGCACCACCAGATGCCCTCCAACGTGATGTAcagccagcagcagcagcagcaacagcagcagtttCTGGGCACCTTAAGCCCCCAGCAGCTCATGGCCACCATGCACTTGCAAAAACTGAACAATCAGTACCACGGCCACCCCCTCCTGGGCATGAATACCGGCATGGGGGCGGCCGGCCAGCAGTTCCGCCACGCCATGAGCCAGAACCCTCTGCCCAGCATCCAACACGTCTCGGCCCCTGCCCTCTCGCTCAACGTTATGGACACCGATCTCATCGACGAGGAGGTGCTGACATCGCTGGTGCTGGAGCTGGGCTTGGATCGGATTCAGGAACTGCCCGAACTCTGGCTAGGACAGAACGAATTCGATTTCATTGCAGACTTCGTCAGCAAACAGCAGCCCAGTACTGTGAGCTGTTGA